The Streptomyces sp. 135 sequence CCGGTCGATGCCCCGCTGCGCCAGCGCCCTGTCGGTGACGCAGACGGCGAGGTCGAGGCCGGAGACCGCGGCGAGAGAGCCTCCCCACTTCACGAACGGCGAGGACCACAGCCCGCCGAGCGGGATCCCCACGTCCTGATACGCCACCCCGGACGTCACGGGCGCCCGCCTCCGCCACCCGGGGCGTTGCGCACGGAGCCGCCCCGGCCGTCCGCGCCGGCCGGGGACGCCTTCGCCACGAACAGGGCGACGCTGCCCCTGACTTCGAGCCAGTGCCAGTCGAAGTACCGCTCCAGCGCGTCGTGCAGCATCGGCACGCTGTCCAGCTGGTTGTGGAACGAACCCTGGCGCTGGTAGAGCCGGTTGAACGCCCGCGAGACCGGGGTGTGGGGGACACCGCGCGTCAGGACGGTGCTGCCGAACAGCACACCCCCCGGCGCCAGGGCCTGCCGCAGGTGCTTGAAGACCAGCTGCTTGCCCTGCGGAGGGTTCGGCACGCAGTGCAGCACGTAGTTGAAGGCGATCGAGGAGAAGCCCGGCCCGCCGAAGTCCGGCAGCGGTTCGAGCACGTCCGCCTGCCGGGTGCGCGGCGCGTAGCGGCTCAGCCGCTGGGCCACGAACCGCAGCGGGTCCGGGTTGAGGTCCAGCAGGGTGATGTCGGGATCGGCCGTCGGGAAACGGCAGTGGTCGAGGTAGTAGCCGGACCCCGGGCCCACCTCCAGATGGGAGGAGCTGATCCAGGAGTTGTAGTGCCCCAGCAGGCGCGCCTTGGGACAGCGCCACAGCAGGCGGTTCGACGCCTTCACCACCACGGCGTCGTACAGCCTCAGGCGCCGCTCCTCGTAGTAG is a genomic window containing:
- a CDS encoding class I SAM-dependent methyltransferase; amino-acid sequence: MTVQVPASSLSPGEEFEGQPYYEERRLRLYDAVVVKASNRLLWRCPKARLLGHYNSWISSSHLEVGPGSGYYLDHCRFPTADPDITLLDLNPDPLRFVAQRLSRYAPRTRQADVLEPLPDFGGPGFSSIAFNYVLHCVPNPPQGKQLVFKHLRQALAPGGVLFGSTVLTRGVPHTPVSRAFNRLYQRQGSFHNQLDSVPMLHDALERYFDWHWLEVRGSVALFVAKASPAGADGRGGSVRNAPGGGGGRP